The window TAAAAGCAAAGTTTTAATATCACTAAAAGTAGATCATCAACGAAGTACAAAACTTCTAATAAAGGACATCAATGCTAAATAAAATTTACGAAACACAAAAAGAAGGCTGCGAAAAAGCAATAGCTTCATTAAAACGTGACTTTACAACGCTTAGAACGGGCAAGGTAAACATTAATATTGTAGATCATGTAATGGTTGATTATTACGGCTCACCAACTCCGCTCAACCAAGTAGCCACTGTGCTTACAAGCGACGCTTCAACTATCGCTATCACACCTTGGGAAAAGAGCATGATAAAAGCGATCTCTTCAGCTATCCAAGCAGCAAATATCGGCGTCAATCCAAATAGTGATGGTGAGAGTGTCAAGCTATTTTTTCCACCTATGACCGTCGAGCAACGCCAAGAAAATGCAAAACATGCAAAATCAATGGGAGAAAAAGCCAAAGTTAGTATAAGAAACGTAAGAAAAGATGCAAATGATGAAGTCAAAAAGCTTGAAAAAGACAAAGCTATAACTGAGGACGAGAGCAAAAAGGGACAGGATGAGGTTCAAAAGATAACTGACACCTACACTGCAAAAATCGATACTCTTGTAAAAGAAAAAGAAGCCGAGCTTTTAAAAATCTAAAATTTTTAGAAATTTTTCCTTATCTAGCTACTTTTATGTGGCTAGATATTCTCTCAAAATAATATTTCAAAAAAATATTTATCAGCAAGTAGTTTATTTTTTTGTCTGTTGTGCTTTTACCTATTAAATATAAATAGAACCTAGACTACATAAAACATAGCCACCACTTTGTCTTTAAACTATTTTCATGGATTGCTTTAATTTAATTTTTATTTTGGATTCGTCTTAAATTCTTTATTCAACATTATTAATTTTATTTATATTTATACATAGGGGTATGACCTATTATATATTTTGGATGTGCTACTACAAATATTATTTTTAGAATTTAAGATAGCCAAAAATAAAATATAAAAACTCTTAAACTTTCCCTTATCTTACAGTATCTTACTTTAAATAAGAAATTTACTGATATTTTTAGTTCTAGTAAATTTTGGGCTGAATATTTATGGAAATTTTCTTATAGGCATGTATGAATAATAAATTATATAGGTGGCCGGGAGATAGGGATTCGAACCCCAGGAGGCTTTCACACCTCAACGGTTTTCAAGACCGCCGCTTTCGACCGCTCAGCCATCTCCCGAATTAAAGATTTGTGATTATAACTAACTTTGCTTAAAATTTACTATAATCTTTAAAATTTACTCTGTTTTTTCTTTAATATATGTAGCTCCATCATTTATCTTTTCTTTGGTCCATTCTTTAGCATTATGAGTATCTTCTTTTACACCATGCCAAGTATTTGAACAACCAGCTACAAAAAATGCTATACACACTGCTAAAAGTAAATCTCTCACTTGTTATTCCTTTGAGTAGTTATTTTTGAAGTTTGGAGGCGACACCCGGATTCGAACCGGGGATCAAAGCTTTGCAGGCTCATGCCTTACCACTTGGCCATGTCGCCATATCGTGGTGCCCGAGACCGGACTTGAACCGGTACGGTAAAAACTACCGAGGGATTTTAAGTCCCTTGCGTCTACCATTCCGCCACTCGGGCTAAGTTACTGGAGCGGGAAACGAGATTCGAACTCGCGACCCCAACCTTGGCAAGGTTGTGCTCTACCCCTGAGCTATTCCCGCGTTAAAGTTTGCAATATTATCCAAAAGTTGCTTAAAATTTTATTTTACTAAAACGAATTTCAAAATATTGTAAGCCATAAAAAGATAAAATGTCAAAATCCACTTTGGGGTTATAGCTCAGCTGGGAGAGCGCTTGAATGGCATTCAAGAGGTCGGCGGTTCGATCCCGCTTAACTCCACCAACAGACGTTTTCAGGGGTTTTCAAACCTTGTCAAAAAGTATCTTTCAAAGCCTAAATTTAGGGCTTTTATCACTTTTTAAGCTCTCACTCTTTATCATTGCATTTCATCTAATATCACTCTTTTGAGTGTATATCTGAGTGTAAAAAAGTCTTTACACTAACTTTTTACACTCAAAATTAAGGGTTACGAAATGGCAAGCTTTACGAACGATTTGGCACTAAAAAAATTTACACTCAAAAATAAAAATCGTGAGTGGGTAAAAGATGACGGAGTGAAATTTTTATACGTGCTTGCATACAAGACCCAAAAAGAAACCACCAAAACATTTTATTTCAAATATCAAGAGAGCGACGAGAAGCGAACGACAAAGCAAATCAAAATAGGCAAATATCCAAGTATCACGCTAGCAGAAGCAAGAGCGAAAGCTTGGAGCTCGAGAGGCTAAGAGATAGGGGCGAGGACTTACAGACAGCCACAGCCAAGCAAAAGGCTATCACGTTTAAAGATGTAGCCGATGAGTGGATAGACAAAGAGCAGAGCAAAGGGCTAATCGCTTTTAATAAGCAAATCGGACGTATCGAAAAAAATCTAATCCCCTATCTAGGCGATAAAGCCATAACCGAGCTAAAACGCAGGGACTACGCACACGCAATAGAGCAGATACAAGCACGAGAGGCAAAAAGAGGGATAACGCATGAAACATCGTTAAGAACGTTTAGGCTACTTCGTAAGATTTTGGACTTAGCAGTAAATAAAGGCTACATCGAACACAATCCAACAAGGGATATTATCTTTAACGACGCTTTCAAAACCTCAACAAATAACCACTTTAAAGCCATAACAGAACCTAAAAAGCTAAAAGAGCTATTAGAGGTGCAATGCAGGATTATCAAGGCTCGTTTTGCACCAAGCAGGCATTAATATTTGGCGTGCATACCTTTTTACGTAGTGCAAACGTGAGAGGGCTAAAATGGCAATACGTGGATTTTGAGAATAATTTAATCACGTTTCCAGGCGAGGCGATGAAGTTAAGAGAAGTTTTTTATATGCCAATGAGTAAGCAGGTCAAGAAGCTTTTAAAAACAATGCTGGAGCACAAAAGGGGCGATTTTGTTTTTCCTAGTGGCATAAGTGCGGCAAGACCGCTAAGCGATAGCACACTCAACTAGGCGATTAAGCGGTTAGGC is drawn from Campylobacter concisus and contains these coding sequences:
- the frr gene encoding ribosome recycling factor (Rrf; Frr; ribosome-recycling factor; release factor 4; RF4; recycles ribosomes upon translation termination along with release factor RF-3 and elongation factor EF-G; A GTPase-dependent process results in release of 50S from 70S; inhibited by release factor RF-1; essential for viability; structurally similar to tRNAs), producing MLNKIYETQKEGCEKAIASLKRDFTTLRTGKVNINIVDHVMVDYYGSPTPLNQVATVLTSDASTIAITPWEKSMIKAISSAIQAANIGVNPNSDGESVKLFFPPMTVEQRQENAKHAKSMGEKAKVSIRNVRKDANDEVKKLEKDKAITEDESKKGQDEVQKITDTYTAKIDTLVKEKEAELLKI